One Nostoc sp. UHCC 0302 DNA window includes the following coding sequences:
- the argC gene encoding N-acetyl-gamma-glutamyl-phosphate reductase — protein MTKPKIFIDGESGTTGLQIYSRLSQRDDIELMSIDASKRRDASERAKLINAVDVAILCLPDDAAREAVSLVTSTTVKILDASTAYRTAKDWVYGFPELNPGQREQIAKAQFVSNPGCYPTGFLACIRPLLAKNLIPKHFPITINAVSGYSGGGKNLIKQYDTYHEQQAGTASLYPYGIYGLQFGHKHVKEMHQHSGLASPPLFVPAVGDFEQGMLVQIPLPLWTLDNPPSGEAIHEAIADYYQGEKFVQVASYKEPSLLREGTFLDATAMNDTNVVQVFVFANDSTQEALLVARLDNLGKGASGAAIQNLNIMLGLPEELGL, from the coding sequence ATTACTAAACCTAAAATTTTTATTGATGGAGAATCGGGAACCACAGGTTTACAGATTTACTCGCGCCTCAGCCAACGAGATGATATCGAGTTAATGAGTATTGATGCATCTAAGCGTCGGGATGCAAGTGAGCGAGCGAAACTAATTAATGCTGTTGATGTTGCGATTCTCTGCTTACCTGATGATGCAGCCCGCGAAGCTGTGAGCTTAGTAACTAGTACTACGGTTAAGATTCTTGATGCTAGTACTGCTTATCGAACAGCTAAAGACTGGGTATATGGCTTTCCGGAACTAAATCCAGGGCAACGAGAGCAAATCGCTAAGGCTCAGTTTGTCAGTAATCCTGGTTGTTATCCTACAGGCTTTTTGGCTTGTATTCGTCCGTTACTAGCCAAAAACCTAATTCCTAAGCACTTTCCGATTACCATTAATGCAGTTTCAGGTTACTCCGGTGGCGGAAAAAATCTCATCAAACAGTACGATACCTACCATGAGCAGCAAGCCGGAACAGCTTCACTTTATCCCTATGGCATCTATGGTTTGCAGTTTGGGCATAAGCACGTCAAGGAAATGCATCAGCATTCAGGTTTAGCATCGCCGCCGCTGTTTGTACCAGCAGTGGGTGATTTTGAGCAGGGGATGCTGGTACAGATACCTTTGCCACTGTGGACTTTAGATAATCCGCCATCAGGTGAGGCTATCCATGAAGCGATCGCAGACTACTATCAAGGTGAGAAATTTGTCCAAGTTGCTTCATATAAAGAGCCTAGTCTACTGCGAGAAGGAACATTTTTGGATGCGACAGCTATGAACGACACTAATGTTGTTCAGGTTTTCGTATTTGCAAATGATAGTACCCAAGAGGCGCTATTAGTTGCCCGCCTCGATAACTTGGGTAAGGGCGCATCTGGAGCCGCTATCCAAAACTTAAATATTATGCTGGGGCTTCCAGAAGAGTTGGGGTTGTGA
- the wecB gene encoding UDP-N-acetylglucosamine 2-epimerase (non-hydrolyzing): MINKKRVCVILGTRPEAIKLAPVIQVFQKSPSFELEVILTGQHREMVEQVMQLFNIKANHDLEIMQPRQSLNDITCRSLRGLEAFFQEQKPDLVVVQGDTTTAFAATLAAFYQKIPVGHVEAGLRTDNIFNPYPEEANRRLISQLTQLHFAPTSGAVENLQRSGVLGEIHLTGNTVIDALLSVAATQPACNIPGLDWESYRVLLATVHRRENWGEPLQAIAKGFLQILNKFPDTALLLPLHRNPTVREPLEALLGNHPRIFLTEPLDYGELVGAIGRSHLLLTDSGGLQEEAPSLGKPVLVLRETTERPEAVTAGTAKLVGTNSEEIFAASAELLSNSTAYQAMANAINPFGDGHAAERILEIVQNYLAIG; encoded by the coding sequence ATGATTAATAAAAAACGAGTTTGCGTTATCTTGGGTACTCGTCCAGAAGCAATTAAACTGGCTCCGGTGATTCAGGTTTTCCAAAAGTCCCCAAGTTTTGAGTTGGAAGTGATTTTAACTGGGCAGCATCGAGAGATGGTTGAACAGGTGATGCAATTGTTCAACATCAAGGCAAATCATGACCTAGAGATTATGCAGCCTCGGCAATCTTTAAACGATATTACCTGCCGCAGTTTGCGAGGTTTAGAAGCATTTTTTCAGGAGCAAAAACCAGATTTGGTGGTAGTACAGGGAGATACTACTACGGCTTTTGCCGCTACTTTGGCAGCTTTTTATCAAAAAATTCCTGTAGGCCATGTAGAAGCAGGCTTAAGAACAGATAATATTTTTAATCCTTACCCAGAAGAAGCTAATAGGCGCTTGATTTCTCAACTCACTCAGTTACACTTTGCGCCCACTTCTGGCGCTGTAGAAAACTTGCAGCGTTCTGGTGTTTTAGGGGAAATTCATCTAACAGGTAACACGGTAATTGATGCTTTATTGAGTGTGGCTGCAACGCAACCAGCTTGTAATATCCCTGGCTTAGACTGGGAATCCTATCGCGTTTTACTAGCAACAGTTCATCGTCGGGAGAATTGGGGAGAACCACTCCAAGCGATCGCTAAAGGGTTTTTACAAATCTTAAATAAGTTTCCTGATACGGCTTTGCTATTACCATTGCACCGCAACCCGACTGTGCGTGAACCTTTGGAGGCGCTATTAGGGAATCATCCGCGAATTTTTTTAACAGAACCATTAGATTACGGGGAACTGGTGGGAGCAATTGGGCGATCGCATCTTTTGCTAACGGATTCTGGCGGCTTGCAGGAAGAAGCACCTAGCCTTGGTAAACCAGTTTTGGTTTTGCGAGAAACTACGGAGAGACCAGAGGCTGTGACGGCAGGTACAGCAAAACTTGTAGGAACTAATAGTGAGGAAATTTTTGCTGCATCTGCTGAGTTACTGAGTAATTCAACTGCATATCAAGCAATGGCAAATGCAATTAATCCTTTTGGCGATGGTCATGCAGCAGAACGCATCTTGGAAATTGTGCAAAATTATTTAGCAATTGGCTAA
- a CDS encoding type IV pilus twitching motility protein PilT, giving the protein MTETPLPLNSNSAGRSLPPMPPMPPPPPTMSTQRQHTQTLDMSMDRSANAPAVAPPPVAAHRPGTPPPMPSSATTKNSSSKLTLGQIIRQAYDEGYSDVHLGVGEVPRFRNRGEIQPTDYPETDKETLMNWLREVMTEAEIQRFEEYLEFDGATQYEFARVRINVFGSLKGPAMVLRLIPLKILTMEQLKLPPVFRDICHHHKGLILVTGPTGSGKSTTMAAMIDYINKEMSKHIITIEDPIEFVHQSRKSLVKQREVGMHTRKFDNALKAALREDPDLILVGEMRDKETVNTALKAAQTGHLVMGTLHTNSAVKTIERILNLYSGEEQDAMRVAISESLVAVIAQGLCRTTDGKRAAFHDVLINTEAIKEWIKDGKYDEITELMKQASFDGMITMNQSLLNLYQDGRITEETALEMSPTPNEMAQFLRGRV; this is encoded by the coding sequence ATGACAGAAACACCACTTCCATTAAATTCCAACTCTGCGGGTCGTAGTTTGCCGCCAATGCCGCCAATGCCACCACCACCGCCAACTATGAGTACGCAGCGCCAGCATACACAAACATTAGATATGTCAATGGATAGGAGTGCTAACGCTCCTGCCGTTGCACCGCCACCTGTTGCAGCTCATCGTCCAGGTACTCCACCACCAATGCCTAGTTCCGCTACCACAAAAAATAGCAGTTCAAAACTCACTTTAGGGCAGATAATCAGACAAGCTTATGATGAGGGTTATTCTGATGTTCACCTGGGTGTAGGTGAAGTACCCCGCTTTCGCAACCGCGGAGAAATCCAACCAACGGATTATCCAGAAACAGATAAAGAAACTTTAATGAATTGGTTGCGGGAGGTAATGACAGAAGCGGAAATTCAGCGCTTTGAAGAATATCTAGAATTTGATGGTGCAACTCAGTACGAGTTTGCTCGTGTGCGGATTAATGTTTTTGGTTCCCTTAAAGGGCCAGCAATGGTTTTACGATTGATTCCATTGAAAATCTTGACTATGGAACAGTTGAAATTACCTCCCGTTTTTCGAGATATTTGTCATCACCACAAAGGTTTAATTTTGGTGACTGGGCCTACTGGTTCTGGTAAATCCACGACAATGGCAGCGATGATTGACTACATCAATAAAGAGATGTCCAAGCATATCATCACCATTGAAGACCCAATCGAATTTGTTCATCAAAGTCGCAAGTCTTTGGTAAAACAGCGAGAAGTAGGAATGCACACCCGCAAATTTGACAATGCTTTGAAAGCCGCTTTGCGGGAAGATCCAGATTTGATTCTAGTAGGGGAAATGCGAGATAAAGAAACAGTCAATACTGCCTTGAAAGCTGCACAAACTGGTCACTTGGTTATGGGAACCCTGCACACCAATAGCGCTGTAAAAACCATTGAACGGATTCTTAATCTTTACTCTGGTGAAGAACAAGATGCAATGCGGGTTGCAATTTCTGAGTCTTTAGTAGCAGTGATTGCTCAAGGCTTGTGCCGCACAACTGATGGTAAGCGAGCGGCTTTCCACGATGTTTTGATCAACACTGAAGCCATCAAGGAATGGATTAAAGATGGTAAGTACGATGAAATTACCGAGTTGATGAAACAAGCTAGTTTTGACGGTATGATCACGATGAATCAGTCGCTGCTCAACCTCTATCAAGATGGTCGCATCACTGAAGAAACTGCTTTGGAAATGTCACCAACTCCTAACGAAATGGCGCAATTTCTCCGGGGTCGGGTTTAA
- a CDS encoding circadian clock KaiB family protein produces MSSLAPVSNLTTDNLSKPQLFKGIALFTPGGDLIYCIDSSKQGRWHLHLCNALQEILDLSEPPHFLVPCYTATIDHWLDPRSQKVQTFAEAYPAVIKHQALLNAIFGTKELIWQAAPWQDGLCDRMVLSTYHSSFPELWEDHDLIVRLDLSEPVPKYHRQAVTAQQEQFTTQGYVLRLFVAGHSGTTERILQNLHELLERSLRQPYTLKVIDVLTNPEQAEINQVSATPTLMKVWPHPIRRIVGNLDHGERILQMLAIKEQF; encoded by the coding sequence TTGAGTTCCCTAGCCCCTGTAAGTAACTTGACTACAGATAATTTATCTAAACCCCAGTTGTTCAAAGGTATTGCGTTATTTACACCCGGAGGAGATTTAATTTACTGTATCGACTCTAGCAAGCAAGGTCGATGGCATTTACATTTATGTAATGCTTTACAGGAAATTTTAGACTTATCAGAGCCTCCGCATTTTTTAGTGCCTTGTTATACTGCCACGATTGACCACTGGTTAGATCCCCGCAGCCAAAAGGTGCAAACTTTTGCGGAAGCTTATCCGGCGGTGATTAAACATCAGGCTTTGCTTAACGCGATTTTTGGCACAAAAGAATTAATCTGGCAAGCCGCTCCTTGGCAGGATGGTTTGTGCGATCGCATGGTATTGTCAACTTACCACTCTTCATTCCCAGAACTTTGGGAAGACCATGATTTAATTGTGCGCTTAGACCTTTCTGAACCAGTGCCAAAGTATCATCGACAGGCTGTAACAGCGCAACAAGAGCAATTTACTACACAAGGCTATGTTCTGCGTCTGTTCGTTGCCGGACATAGCGGCACTACTGAACGCATTCTTCAGAATCTGCACGAACTATTGGAGCGATCGCTCAGACAGCCATATACACTAAAAGTTATTGATGTTTTAACTAATCCTGAACAAGCGGAAATCAATCAAGTTTCTGCAACTCCCACTTTAATGAAAGTTTGGCCTCACCCAATTCGGCGAATTGTTGGCAATTTGGATCATGGGGAAAGAATCTTACAGATGTTAGCTATTAAAGAACAATTTTAG
- a CDS encoding HEAT repeat domain-containing protein: MARASYGPEAKKRSRRLLETLLTYANDEINCQDEAALDVLRPQIQTRWQSENQLIVRTKVRFLQSLTGLISAESELKAEQIKEALKRFADFLEILEDNRPTRGGSETWHFTLKLWHKRQDTEANLQQFDWEWERRRPEKSKQVTRAGEVGEAGEARGDKKEISPSLVDWQQLCRTNLEAQNHGRLTTNPLTSADGVTFELDQVYVPLGLVQRKQRLRYRDNVILQEGSRLYELEDAEVIQTFDHHEFIRQVLQPKQNQRIAIVGEPGAGKTTLLQKIAAWVLENTEDLPIWISLADLQGKTLEQYLIQDWLPSATRKLRVPPEIEEAFCEQFNQGRVWLLLDAVDEMAIESSHALAKIASCLTSWIADASVVLTCRLNVWDAGKNVLEFFDTYRNLSFTYSQEQIKFPFCDQVGHFIQRWFQENPALGESLRVELNQPERRRIKDAVKNPLRLALLCRTWGLWQGGLPNTKAMLYEQFVEAIYEWKQDRFPTTSVQRSQLNRALGELALLAIAQEKTKFRLRHRFICEVLGAPDDGLFQLALQLGWLNQVGISEKLGEKVYAFYHPTFQEYFAAQAITDWRFFLLGKVGPPLRIRGNGEWGIGSNENFLLSTEGNYYIFEPQWREVILLWLGRDDIPQENKEEFIEALINFSDGCGEFYRYQAYFLAAQAIAEFTDCQKADEIFQQLIKWRFGYLHSQKQKWWRFPPPIVEGARVALLKTDRPKAIAALEQFITSTTNEFESWNAAYTLGKVFDPGNQIAIAALEKLVKTVRHESIRWQAAYSLARVDADNQTAVAALVEIIKSTKNESTCRKAAYSLGKITFENAFAISTLEKIAASGTDASQRRQAAANLEALRGTTQLKESSSTSAPPVTERSRSTLPPSPTLLASLLQGIATGNEDTRRRRAYKLAKLDPGNQEAFMTLLQLLKSAQSELVRKHSAENLKEILQNEQLPEVIASLKDCFSNQVCEHELEQFRDCYKLLWYCAENMNYLEFYQIWHRSKIVL; this comes from the coding sequence ATGGCAAGAGCGAGTTATGGCCCAGAAGCAAAAAAGCGATCGCGGCGTTTATTAGAGACGCTCTTAACTTATGCCAATGACGAAATAAACTGTCAAGATGAAGCCGCTTTAGATGTGCTGCGTCCCCAGATTCAAACTCGTTGGCAAAGTGAAAATCAGCTAATTGTCAGGACGAAAGTGAGATTCTTACAGTCTTTGACAGGTTTAATATCGGCTGAAAGTGAATTAAAAGCTGAGCAAATCAAAGAAGCCTTAAAGCGGTTTGCAGATTTCTTAGAAATTTTAGAAGACAACCGCCCAACTCGTGGCGGTTCAGAAACTTGGCATTTCACCCTCAAACTCTGGCACAAACGCCAAGATACAGAAGCCAACTTGCAACAATTTGATTGGGAGTGGGAACGCCGTCGTCCAGAGAAATCGAAGCAGGTAACGAGAGCAGGGGAAGTAGGGGAGGCAGGGGAGGCAAGGGGAGATAAAAAAGAAATATCTCCCTCACTTGTGGACTGGCAACAGCTGTGCCGTACAAATTTAGAGGCGCAAAACCACGGAAGACTAACGACTAATCCCTTAACTAGTGCCGATGGTGTAACCTTCGAGCTAGATCAAGTTTATGTACCCTTGGGATTAGTGCAGCGAAAGCAGCGTTTGCGCTACCGAGATAATGTGATTTTGCAAGAGGGTTCGCGTTTATACGAACTAGAAGACGCAGAAGTCATTCAGACTTTTGATCATCATGAATTTATCCGACAAGTGCTGCAACCAAAACAAAATCAGCGCATCGCCATTGTTGGAGAACCAGGGGCGGGAAAAACTACTTTGCTGCAAAAAATAGCCGCATGGGTGTTAGAAAATACCGAAGATTTGCCTATTTGGATCTCCTTAGCTGATTTGCAGGGCAAGACTTTAGAACAATACCTTATTCAAGATTGGTTACCCTCCGCTACTCGCAAGCTACGTGTACCGCCAGAAATAGAAGAAGCATTCTGCGAACAGTTTAACCAAGGACGGGTTTGGTTACTTCTGGATGCAGTGGATGAAATGGCAATTGAATCAAGCCATGCTCTAGCAAAGATTGCCAGTTGTCTCACAAGCTGGATAGCTGACGCCTCAGTAGTGCTAACCTGTCGACTTAACGTTTGGGATGCAGGCAAGAATGTATTAGAGTTTTTTGATACTTATCGCAACCTTAGTTTTACTTACAGTCAGGAACAGATCAAGTTCCCTTTCTGCGATCAAGTGGGACATTTCATTCAACGCTGGTTCCAAGAAAATCCTGCTTTAGGAGAAAGTTTACGCGTAGAGTTAAACCAACCTGAACGACGACGTATTAAGGATGCAGTGAAAAATCCTTTGCGATTAGCGTTATTGTGCCGCACATGGGGATTGTGGCAAGGAGGATTGCCCAACACCAAAGCAATGCTTTATGAGCAGTTTGTTGAAGCAATTTATGAGTGGAAACAGGATCGTTTTCCTACGACTTCCGTGCAGCGATCGCAATTAAATCGAGCGCTGGGTGAGTTGGCGTTGTTGGCAATCGCTCAAGAAAAAACCAAGTTCCGCCTCAGACATCGCTTCATATGTGAAGTATTAGGCGCTCCTGATGATGGTCTGTTTCAATTAGCACTACAGTTAGGTTGGTTAAATCAAGTTGGGATTTCAGAAAAACTGGGCGAAAAAGTATATGCCTTTTACCATCCCACCTTTCAGGAATACTTTGCTGCACAAGCGATTACAGACTGGCGCTTTTTCTTATTGGGGAAGGTGGGGCCCCCTCTGAGAATAAGGGGCAATGGGGAGTGGGGAATAGGGAGTAATGAAAATTTCCTACTTTCCACTGAAGGCAATTACTATATTTTTGAACCGCAGTGGCGCGAAGTAATTTTACTGTGGCTAGGTAGAGATGACATACCACAAGAAAACAAAGAAGAATTTATAGAAGCATTAATTAATTTTTCAGATGGATGTGGGGAATTTTATCGCTATCAGGCTTATTTTTTGGCAGCCCAAGCAATTGCTGAGTTTACAGACTGCCAAAAAGCTGATGAAATCTTCCAGCAATTGATCAAGTGGCGTTTTGGATACTTGCATTCCCAAAAACAGAAGTGGTGGAGATTTCCGCCGCCCATTGTTGAGGGTGCGCGGGTGGCATTATTAAAAACCGATCGCCCAAAAGCGATCGCAGCTTTAGAGCAATTTATCACCTCAACCACCAATGAATTTGAAAGTTGGAATGCAGCTTATACTTTAGGGAAAGTATTTGATCCGGGTAATCAAATTGCGATCGCAGCTTTAGAAAAACTTGTTAAAACAGTTCGCCATGAATCTATCCGTTGGCAAGCGGCATATAGTTTAGCAAGAGTTGATGCAGATAACCAAACAGCAGTTGCAGCATTAGTGGAAATTATCAAGTCAACCAAAAATGAATCAACTTGTCGTAAAGCCGCCTATAGTTTAGGAAAAATTACTTTTGAGAATGCGTTCGCTATTTCCACACTAGAGAAAATCGCCGCATCAGGAACCGATGCATCCCAACGACGACAAGCAGCAGCAAACTTAGAGGCACTCCGCGGTACTACTCAATTAAAAGAATCCTCTTCTACCTCTGCTCCCCCGGTTACTGAGCGCAGTCGAAGTACACTCCCTCCTTCGCCTACTCTTCTTGCTTCTTTACTCCAAGGTATCGCAACAGGAAATGAAGATACCCGAAGACGCAGGGCTTACAAATTAGCAAAACTTGATCCAGGGAATCAAGAGGCATTTATGACTTTATTACAACTATTGAAATCAGCCCAAAGTGAATTAGTTCGCAAACACTCCGCAGAAAACTTAAAGGAAATTCTTCAAAATGAACAGTTGCCAGAAGTTATTGCATCTTTAAAAGATTGCTTTTCTAATCAAGTTTGTGAACATGAGTTAGAACAATTTCGCGATTGTTACAAACTTCTTTGGTACTGTGCAGAAAATATGAATTATTTGGAATTCTATCAGATTTGGCATAGGTCTAAAATTGTTCTTTAA
- a CDS encoding alr0857 family protein, with protein MLKLTYTENSFSLELLNESLEDWVNTRVLLALRSRTNIYIEPSTAAFLLSADLSHLANLAQGNIVKLSLCDTDSVEVILQGTWLTSDTESETGIFVTALNESTELLLYQLSQTKQFCHA; from the coding sequence ATGTTAAAACTTACCTACACAGAAAATAGCTTTAGCCTAGAGTTACTCAACGAATCCTTAGAAGATTGGGTAAATACAAGAGTTCTATTAGCTTTGCGATCGCGTACAAACATTTATATTGAACCAAGCACAGCTGCTTTTTTACTTTCAGCAGACTTGTCCCATCTGGCTAATTTAGCTCAAGGAAATATTGTGAAACTTTCCCTTTGTGATACCGATTCGGTAGAAGTTATTCTTCAAGGTACTTGGTTGACATCCGATACAGAAAGTGAAACAGGGATTTTTGTGACTGCACTGAATGAATCAACTGAGTTATTGCTTTATCAACTCTCACAAACTAAGCAGTTCTGTCACGCTTAA